A single Candidatus Polarisedimenticolaceae bacterium DNA region contains:
- the recF gene encoding DNA replication and repair protein RecF (All proteins in this family for which functions are known are DNA-binding proteins that assist the filamentation of RecA onto DNA for the initiation of recombination or recombinational repair.) gives MWLKRLHAEKIRNLKAVAVDLPAGLALIAGRNGQGKTSLLEAAYLLGTTRSFRTGRTDEIVAREGGPGRIAGEVAGLSGSSKLTVVLDSGIRRLFVDDVERPIDAYLGRLDLVALPSDSARVLRDGPDGRRRFIDSGIAGLRPGFLADLGDYRRALAERNALLRRGGGAAHLDAWDEQLTEAASRLHRQRRAYVLELGCRLGEAERALLAPEEEIVLRYRPSPSASAERDPAEFAGTFREALARSRGRDLALGFTSEGPHKDDLETVFAGADIRRFGSAGQLRATMIALCAGKLSLLKERHQESPLFLMDDFDSDLDEIRVRSLIDFLSAGGFQALLASSKVGSLERPGFSFPTIRMEGGLARAA, from the coding sequence ATGTGGCTCAAGCGGCTTCACGCGGAGAAGATCCGCAATCTCAAGGCGGTCGCCGTCGATCTTCCTGCCGGGCTCGCCCTGATCGCCGGACGCAACGGGCAGGGAAAGACGAGCCTTCTCGAGGCCGCCTATCTCTTGGGAACGACGCGGTCGTTCCGGACGGGCCGAACGGATGAGATCGTCGCACGCGAGGGCGGACCCGGCCGCATCGCGGGAGAGGTCGCCGGGCTCTCCGGCTCGTCCAAGCTCACCGTCGTCCTGGACTCCGGCATCCGCCGGCTCTTCGTCGATGACGTCGAACGTCCGATCGACGCTTATCTCGGCCGGCTCGATCTCGTGGCGCTCCCCAGCGACTCGGCGCGCGTTCTCCGCGACGGGCCGGACGGCCGCCGGCGGTTCATCGACAGCGGGATCGCCGGCCTTCGCCCCGGCTTTCTCGCCGACCTCGGCGACTATCGGCGCGCCCTCGCCGAGCGGAACGCGCTCCTGCGCCGCGGAGGCGGCGCCGCCCACCTCGACGCGTGGGACGAGCAGCTCACGGAAGCCGCGTCCCGGCTCCACCGACAGCGCCGCGCCTACGTCCTCGAGCTGGGATGCCGTCTCGGCGAGGCGGAGCGTGCTCTCCTCGCGCCCGAGGAGGAGATCGTGCTGCGTTACCGGCCGTCGCCGTCGGCGAGCGCGGAGCGCGACCCGGCGGAGTTCGCCGGCACCTTCCGCGAGGCACTCGCGCGGAGCCGTGGGCGTGACCTCGCGCTCGGCTTCACCTCCGAAGGACCGCACAAGGACGACCTCGAAACCGTGTTCGCCGGGGCCGATATCCGGAGGTTCGGGTCGGCTGGTCAGTTGAGGGCCACGATGATAGCCTTGTGCGCGGGAAAGCTCAGCCTCCTGAAGGAACGGCATCAAGAGTCTCCGCTCTTCCTGATGGACGATTTCGATTCGGATCTCGATGAAATTCGGGTCCGGTCGCTGATAGACTTCCTGAGCGCCGGCGGGTTTCAGGCACTGCTGGCCTCTTCGAAAGTCGGTTCGCTGGAACGGCCCGGGTTCTCCTTCCCGACGATCCGCATGGAGGGGGGTCTCGCCCGGGCAGCTTAG